A window of candidate division KSB1 bacterium genomic DNA:
AGCAGCAAACCCGCAGCATGGTGGAAACCTTGCGACAAAAGCGCGACGAGCTGGCGGCGAAACTGCGCAAGCCGTTGCTCGGGGCGTATCAACGCATTTTGAACGGCAAGGACGGTTTGGCCGTGGTCGAAGTCACGCGCGGGGCGTGCGGCGGCTGTTCGACGCGCATTCCGCCGCAGCGCGTGATGGAAATTCGCGAGATGAGCCAAATTCGTTATTGTGAATCCTGCGGCCGCATTTTGGTTTGGAACGATTCCGAAGAGGAGACGGTCAATAAGATTGAGGCGGTCGTTACCGTGTGAAGAAAAGAATTGTTTGGTAATCGTCTTCCCCACGTTTTGAGACAAGCTGAAAACCGCAGCCACTTCGCGCCAGCCTTTTTGGACAAGATAAGAGGATCTCCTGGTTGGGATCGTCATCGTGTTCAGCCGGTTATCCTGTCTAAGAAGCCATGAATTTTTCTGAGTTGGCTGGCGTTAATATCGAAGCTTCCAAAGCAGGCCAGACGGTCGCGGCGCGGCAACGCGCCGAGGAAAGTCCGAACTCCACAGGGCAGGGCGGTCGCTAACGGCGACGCGGCGCGAGCCGACGGAAAGTGCCACAGAAAATACACAGTCCCGCCTCGGCGGGATAAAGGTGGAAAGGCGAGTTAAGAGCTCACCGCGGCGCGGGTGACCGCGCCGGCACGGTAAACCCCGCTCGGAGCAAGACCAAATAAGTTCCGCTGGCGAAAGCCAAAGAGTTGCCCGCTCAATTCCTCGCCTCGGCGGGGAGGCGGAACGGGTAGGTCGCTCGAGGCGCCGAGCAATTGGCGCCCCAGATAAATGATCGTCATCCCGTTTTTCTTGCGTAGAAATACGCAAGCAAGCCGGGAAACAGAATTCGGCTTATCGGCCTGCTTTGGATTTTTTATTGGAAGGAAATCGAGGCCATCATGAATTTGCAGTGGGAATTTATCACCACCGCGCCGGAAACGGCGGTCAGACAATTGTCGCAAACGCTCGCGGTGCCGCCGATCATCGCACGCATCATGCTCAATCGCGGCCTCGATTCGATGACCAGCGCCAGGGAGTTTTTCAACGTCAGCTTGCAACACTTGCACGATCCGTTCCTGATGGCGGACATGCAAACCGCGGTGGAACGGCTGGCGCAGGCGCTCGCACATCAAGAGCGCTTGCTGATTTACGGCGACTACGACGTTGACGGCACGACGGCGACCGCATTGTCGACGCTGGTGTTTCGCACGTTGGGTTACGAAGCGCCGCATTACATCCCCGAGCGTTTGCGCGAAGGCTATGGCTTGTCGATGGCCGGCATTGAGAAAGCGCACGCCGCCGGTGTCGATCTCATTTTAGCGGTTGATTGCGGCGTGACGGCGCACAAGGAAATTCAACGCGCGCGCGAGCTTGGCATTGACGTGATCGTTTGCGATCATCATCAGCCTGCGGCCCAACTTCCTCCGGCCAACGCCCTGCTCAATCCCAAACGCAATGATTGCCCGTATCCCTTTAAAGAACTGTGCGGCGTCGGTGTGGTTTTCAAGCTCATGCAGGGTTTGTTTCGGTATTTAAATCGTGACGAAAAAGAGCTGTATCGTTACCTCGATTTGGTTGCCATCGGCAGCGCGGCGGATATCGTGCCGCTGGTGGACGAAAACCGGATTTTTGTTAAACACGGCCTGGAGCAGCTCAACCGCACTGAAAATACCGGGCTGCGTGCGCTCGTTCAGGTCTGCGGCTTGCAAAAAACGGCGATCGACGGCGGGCAGGTGTTGTTCATCATCGCCCCGCGCATCAACGCCGTCGGCCGCATGGGCGATGCCCGGCGTGCGGTGAGCCTGTTGATTTCGCAAAATGAAAACGAAGCGCTGGAAATTGCGCAAATTCTCGACGCCGAAAACCGCGAGCGCCGCAGCGTCGATGACGAAACGTTTCGCGAAGCGGTTGAGATGATCCAAACGCAATGCGATCCGCAAAATGACACGGCTTTCGTCTTGCATCAAGAGCATTGGCATCCCGGCGTCATCGGCATCGTCGCCTCGCGCGTGGTGGAAAAATATTTCCGGCCGACGGTGATGATCGCAACCGCCAATGGCATGGGCAAGGGTTCGGTGCGCAGCATTCCCGGCTTCGACATTTACCGCGCGTTGTCGCAATGCGCCGATTTGTTGCTGGCGTTCGGCGGACACAAATACGCCGCGGGCTTGACGATCGAAACCGAGCAAATTCCGGCGCTGCGGCGGCGTTTGCAAGAGGTGGCCGGCCGCTCGCTCACGCCGGAACTGCTCGCGCCGAAATTGCGCATCGACGGCGAGATTCGTTTGCCGGAAATTGAAACGCGGTTGGTCAATTTTCTCAAAGCCCTGGCGCCGTACGGTCCGCAAAACATGCGGCCGGTGTTTGTGAGCCGCGGCGTGCGCGTTTCCGGCGCGCCGCAAATCGTTGGCAACAACCATTTGCGGTTTCATGTCAAGCAAGACAATAAACGCTTCGATTGCATCGGCTTTGGCCTCGGCGAAAAAATCAATCTGTTGAACAACAGCAAGGGCGAAATCGATCTGGCGTATTTGATCGAAGAAAATACGTATCAGGGAAGAACGACGCTGCAATTGCGGATCAAAGATATTCGGTAACCCGACATTCAAATTTTAAATTGAAAATTTTCAATTTAAAATTTTTAATTTTTTGCCTGCATGAAGGTTTTTGAATCGAAGTTAGACAATAAATCCGAATCCTATAAACAGCGCCGCAGCTACATGCTGCAATTGCTGAGCGAATTGAATCTTCGCAAAAAACAAGTCCTCACGCCGGCTCCCGAAGCCGTCGCCAAACTGCAAAAGCGCGGCAAATATCCCGCGCGCGAAAAAATCCGGCGCGTGCTCGATCCCGGCCAGACGCCGGTTGAGATCGGTCTGTTCGCCGCGTGGGACATGTATCAGGACATCCCCGGCGGCTATCCTTCTGCGGGCACCATCGTGCAAATCGGCCGCGTCGCCGGCAAGCTTGCCGTCATCGTCGCCAACGACCCGCTGGTGAAAAGCGGTGCGTGGGTGGAAATCACCTGCAAAAAAAATCTGCGCGCGCAGGAGATTGCGATGGAAAACCGTTTGC
This region includes:
- the recJ gene encoding single-stranded-DNA-specific exonuclease RecJ, which produces MNLQWEFITTAPETAVRQLSQTLAVPPIIARIMLNRGLDSMTSAREFFNVSLQHLHDPFLMADMQTAVERLAQALAHQERLLIYGDYDVDGTTATALSTLVFRTLGYEAPHYIPERLREGYGLSMAGIEKAHAAGVDLILAVDCGVTAHKEIQRARELGIDVIVCDHHQPAAQLPPANALLNPKRNDCPYPFKELCGVGVVFKLMQGLFRYLNRDEKELYRYLDLVAIGSAADIVPLVDENRIFVKHGLEQLNRTENTGLRALVQVCGLQKTAIDGGQVLFIIAPRINAVGRMGDARRAVSLLISQNENEALEIAQILDAENRERRSVDDETFREAVEMIQTQCDPQNDTAFVLHQEHWHPGVIGIVASRVVEKYFRPTVMIATANGMGKGSVRSIPGFDIYRALSQCADLLLAFGGHKYAAGLTIETEQIPALRRRLQEVAGRSLTPELLAPKLRIDGEIRLPEIETRLVNFLKALAPYGPQNMRPVFVSRGVRVSGAPQIVGNNHLRFHVKQDNKRFDCIGFGLGEKINLLNNSKGEIDLAYLIEENTYQGRTTLQLRIKDIR